In Aquipuribacter nitratireducens, the following proteins share a genomic window:
- a CDS encoding glycoside hydrolase family 13 protein, with the protein MTSSSLESAPWWRDAVIYQVYPRSFADGDGDGIGDLPGITSRLPKLAELGVDAVWLSPFYPSPQNDAGYDVSDYRDVEPIFGTLADADTMIATAHDLGLRVVVDVVPNHTSSEHAWFRAALAAAPGSPERARFHFRDGRGEAGELPPNNWASVFGGRAWTRVTEADGSPGQWYLHLFDSTQPDLNWDNPEVHDEFEDTLRFWLDRGVDGFRIDVAHAMVKAPGLPDWSADDRPMQGTAEITDDRRPPMWDQEGVHAIYRRWRAVTDSYDGDRMLVAEAWVTPYERLARYTRPDELHQAFNFDHCVAPWLPKEQQEVITTSLAGSEAVGAPTTWVLSNHDVVRHASRLGFPPATRGLGGIGPRDEQPDAELGLRRARAATLLMLSLPGSAYLWQGEELGLPEHTTLPDDVRQDPAWHRTSGEQVGRDGCRVPIPWEADAPSYGFGPGDASWLPQPPVWAELARDRQEGVDGSTLETYRAALRLRREHGLGRGSLRWLDERCGDGSLGLRNGDVTVLVTFDGEPQELPAGAEVLLTSGPLDADGRVPSDTTVWLRTP; encoded by the coding sequence GTGACCTCCTCGTCCCTCGAGTCCGCCCCGTGGTGGCGCGACGCCGTCATCTACCAGGTCTACCCGCGCTCGTTCGCCGACGGCGACGGCGACGGCATCGGTGACCTGCCGGGCATCACGTCCCGCCTGCCGAAGCTCGCCGAGCTCGGCGTCGACGCGGTGTGGCTGTCCCCCTTCTACCCCTCCCCGCAGAACGACGCGGGCTACGACGTCTCCGACTACCGCGACGTCGAGCCCATCTTCGGCACCCTCGCCGACGCCGACACCATGATCGCCACGGCGCACGACCTCGGTCTCCGGGTCGTCGTCGACGTCGTCCCCAACCACACGAGCTCGGAGCACGCGTGGTTCCGCGCCGCGCTCGCCGCGGCGCCGGGCTCGCCGGAGCGAGCGCGCTTCCACTTCCGCGACGGGCGCGGTGAGGCCGGCGAGCTGCCCCCGAACAACTGGGCGTCGGTGTTCGGCGGCCGGGCGTGGACGCGCGTGACGGAGGCCGACGGCTCCCCGGGCCAGTGGTACCTCCACCTCTTCGACTCCACGCAGCCGGACCTCAACTGGGACAACCCCGAGGTCCACGACGAGTTCGAGGACACCCTGAGGTTCTGGCTCGACCGGGGCGTCGACGGCTTCCGCATCGACGTCGCCCACGCGATGGTGAAGGCACCCGGCCTGCCGGACTGGTCGGCGGACGACCGGCCCATGCAGGGCACGGCCGAGATCACCGACGACCGCCGTCCCCCGATGTGGGACCAGGAGGGCGTCCACGCCATCTACCGGCGCTGGCGCGCCGTCACCGACTCCTACGACGGCGACCGCATGCTCGTCGCCGAGGCGTGGGTCACCCCGTACGAGCGCCTCGCCCGGTACACGCGCCCCGACGAGCTGCACCAGGCGTTCAACTTCGACCACTGCGTCGCGCCGTGGCTGCCGAAGGAGCAGCAGGAGGTCATCACGACCTCCCTCGCCGGCTCCGAGGCCGTCGGCGCCCCCACGACGTGGGTCCTGAGCAACCACGACGTCGTCCGCCACGCGTCGCGGCTCGGTTTCCCGCCGGCCACGCGGGGTCTCGGCGGCATCGGCCCGCGCGACGAGCAGCCCGACGCCGAGCTCGGCCTGCGCCGCGCCCGCGCCGCCACGCTCCTCATGCTGTCGCTGCCCGGTTCCGCGTACCTGTGGCAGGGCGAGGAGCTGGGCCTGCCGGAGCACACGACGCTGCCCGACGACGTCCGGCAGGACCCGGCATGGCACCGCACGAGCGGGGAGCAGGTCGGCCGCGACGGCTGCCGCGTCCCCATCCCGTGGGAGGCCGACGCCCCGTCGTACGGCTTCGGACCGGGTGACGCGTCGTGGCTGCCGCAGCCACCGGTGTGGGCGGAGCTCGCCCGCGACCGGCAGGAGGGTGTCGACGGGTCGACGCTCGAGACGTACCGGGCCGCGCTGCGGCTGCGTCGCGAGCACGGCCTCGGGCGCGGCAGCCTCCGCTGGCTCGACGAGCGCTGCGGCGACGGGTCGCTCGGCCTGCGCAACGGCGACGTCACCGTGCTCGTCACCTTCGACGGTGAGCCGCAGGAGCTGCCGGCGGGTGCCGAGGTGCTGCTGACGAGCGGCCCGCTCGACGCCGACGGCCGGGTCCCGTCCGACACCACGGTGTGGCTGCGGACGCCGTGA
- a CDS encoding type II CAAX prenyl endopeptidase Rce1 family protein: MDLVLAAVAVALAVVAWTAWEATMATRLVRDRRPLVARNAAVAGAQRLTVLGQLGLVVVATVAAGLVGVDLWWSAIAVAPPVPGWLLTAVAVLLLGLAVAWTARRGPLPGDRRALTATVATAVGTEVVLRGFLLGLLEAAGSPVTVAVLLTAGATGALQAVRARPGTRGTAFVLATVLGFGLGLVVLLTGSPLAAAALHASVAALGLGRTLVTAHRAEGCACGHDHGTDAAAGQAVTVVPGTSTADVSPASAAAQATGDATSHGTSHAAAHPDGAACTGACDHAGSSACAVCPLSTARV, encoded by the coding sequence GTGGACCTCGTGCTCGCCGCTGTCGCGGTCGCCCTCGCCGTCGTGGCGTGGACGGCGTGGGAGGCGACCATGGCGACCCGGCTCGTCCGCGACCGGCGTCCGCTGGTCGCCCGGAACGCCGCCGTCGCCGGCGCACAGCGCCTCACCGTCCTCGGCCAGCTCGGCCTCGTCGTCGTCGCGACCGTCGCCGCGGGGCTCGTCGGGGTCGACCTGTGGTGGAGCGCCATCGCGGTCGCCCCACCCGTGCCCGGCTGGCTCCTCACGGCCGTGGCGGTTCTCCTGCTCGGGCTCGCCGTCGCGTGGACCGCGCGTCGCGGACCGCTCCCCGGCGACCGGCGGGCGCTGACGGCGACGGTCGCGACGGCCGTCGGCACCGAGGTCGTCCTGCGCGGCTTCCTCCTCGGGCTGCTCGAGGCCGCGGGCTCCCCCGTCACCGTCGCCGTCCTGCTCACCGCGGGCGCGACGGGAGCCCTGCAGGCGGTCCGGGCGCGACCCGGCACCCGCGGCACGGCCTTCGTGCTCGCGACGGTCCTCGGTTTCGGGCTCGGTCTCGTCGTGCTCCTCACGGGCAGCCCGCTCGCCGCGGCGGCCCTCCACGCGTCGGTCGCGGCCCTCGGCCTCGGCCGGACCCTCGTCACGGCACACCGCGCCGAGGGGTGCGCGTGCGGCCACGACCACGGCACCGACGCGGCCGCCGGCCAGGCCGTGACCGTCGTGCCCGGCACGTCGACGGCCGACGTCTCGCCCGCCAGCGCCGCTGCGCAGGCCACGGGCGACGCGACGAGCCACGGCACGAGCCACGCGGCCGCGCACCCGGACGGAGCGGCGTGCACGGGCGCGTGCGACCACGCCGGGTCGAGCGCGTGCGCCGTCTGCCCGCTGTCCACCGCCCGGGTCTGA
- a CDS encoding PP2C family protein-serine/threonine phosphatase — protein sequence MSVPPAARDAGDDAALLRAAVESGLDGMVVVSTQGRMIAMNHQFLDIWRIPADIAASGDDQAALAWAQRSVVDPDAFLRRVEELYADGSTPARDELQLVDGRVLDRYGTPLRAPDGTSIGWAWYFRDVTVERRAAQEAIEAGERFRRLARTLQDSLLPPVLPDVPGAEIAARYLPGSEVVDVVGDFYDVFQTGEHGWALTVGDVCGKGVEAATVTALARYTIRAAAVTRTSPSSVLRLLDEALRRQHPDSERFVTAAYLALRLEDGACRLTVSLGGHPPALCRRADGTVEPLGEPGMVLGVFEQPMLSDAATVLHPGDSVLLYTDGVTEARHEGEQFGEQRLVEVLRGCDGPAADTARCVEEAVLAFAQRQSDDTAVLVVRVPPA from the coding sequence GTGTCCGTTCCACCCGCCGCGCGCGACGCCGGTGACGACGCCGCGCTCCTGCGCGCCGCCGTCGAGTCCGGCCTCGACGGCATGGTCGTCGTCTCGACCCAGGGCCGGATGATCGCGATGAACCACCAGTTCCTCGACATCTGGCGCATCCCGGCGGACATCGCCGCATCGGGCGACGACCAGGCGGCGCTCGCGTGGGCGCAGCGCAGCGTCGTGGACCCGGACGCGTTCCTCCGCCGCGTCGAGGAGCTGTACGCCGACGGCTCGACGCCCGCGCGCGACGAGCTCCAGCTCGTCGACGGGCGCGTGCTCGACCGCTACGGGACCCCGCTGCGTGCACCGGACGGCACCTCCATCGGGTGGGCGTGGTACTTCCGCGACGTCACCGTCGAGCGGCGGGCAGCACAGGAGGCGATCGAGGCGGGCGAGCGGTTCCGCCGCCTCGCCCGCACGCTGCAGGACAGCCTCCTGCCGCCCGTGCTGCCGGACGTGCCCGGGGCGGAGATCGCCGCCCGCTACCTGCCCGGCTCGGAGGTCGTCGACGTCGTCGGCGACTTCTACGACGTCTTCCAGACCGGCGAGCACGGCTGGGCGCTCACCGTCGGCGACGTCTGTGGCAAGGGCGTGGAGGCCGCCACCGTCACGGCGCTGGCCCGGTACACGATCCGCGCCGCGGCCGTCACACGGACCTCACCGTCGTCCGTGCTCCGGCTGCTCGACGAGGCGCTGCGTCGGCAGCACCCGGACTCCGAGCGCTTCGTGACCGCCGCCTACCTCGCACTCCGGCTCGAGGACGGCGCGTGCCGGCTCACGGTGTCGCTCGGCGGGCACCCGCCGGCGCTGTGCCGCCGCGCCGACGGGACCGTGGAGCCGCTCGGCGAGCCGGGGATGGTGCTGGGCGTCTTCGAGCAGCCGATGCTGAGCGACGCCGCGACCGTCCTGCACCCGGGCGACAGCGTCCTGCTCTACACCGACGGCGTCACCGAGGCCCGGCACGAGGGCGAGCAGTTCGGGGAGCAGCGGCTCGTCGAGGTGCTGCGCGGCTGCGACGGGCCCGCGGCCGACACGGCCCGCTGCGTCGAGGAGGCGGTCCTCGCCTTCGCGCAGCGGCAGAGCGACGACACCGCCGTCCTCGTCGTCCGCGTGCCGCCCGCCTGA
- a CDS encoding PLDc N-terminal domain-containing protein, translating to MRALIIPALVLAFTVYCLVDVVRSDDSDVRGLPKLVWVLLVLLFPLAGGVAWLIAGRPRRSRLPGTGRLGRPAPRVLGPDDDPDFLRGLDRGAQDPPEEPGDRRDGDAGDPGGPAPGGRR from the coding sequence GTGAGAGCCCTCATCATCCCGGCGCTCGTGCTCGCCTTCACGGTCTACTGCCTCGTCGACGTCGTGCGGTCCGACGACTCCGACGTCCGGGGCCTCCCGAAGCTCGTGTGGGTGCTGCTGGTCCTCCTGTTCCCCCTCGCCGGCGGCGTCGCGTGGCTCATCGCCGGGCGCCCGCGCCGCAGCCGCCTGCCGGGCACGGGCCGTCTCGGCCGGCCCGCGCCACGGGTCCTCGGCCCGGACGACGACCCCGACTTCCTCCGGGGGCTCGACCGCGGGGCGCAGGACCCACCGGAGGAGCCCGGCGACCGCCGCGACGGCGACGCGGGTGACCCCGGCGGGCCCGCGCCCGGCGGGCGGCGCTGA
- a CDS encoding globin, producing MSRPHDVPDLRRPDSFWAAVGGTDTFDRLVAAFYAGVGEDPVLAPMYPEEDLGPHGAAAQRLRMFLEQYWGGPTTYSEERGHPRLRMRHAPFRVDPDARDRWLLHMRRAVDSLDLAPVHEAVLWDYLERAAHSLVNTFE from the coding sequence GTGAGCCGGCCGCACGACGTCCCCGACCTGCGCCGTCCCGACTCCTTCTGGGCAGCCGTCGGCGGCACCGACACGTTCGACCGGCTCGTCGCCGCCTTCTACGCCGGGGTCGGCGAGGACCCGGTCCTCGCGCCGATGTACCCGGAGGAGGACCTCGGCCCCCACGGGGCCGCCGCCCAGCGGCTGCGCATGTTCCTCGAGCAGTACTGGGGCGGGCCGACCACCTACAGCGAGGAGCGCGGTCACCCGCGCCTGCGCATGCGGCACGCGCCGTTCCGCGTCGACCCGGACGCGCGCGACCGCTGGCTGCTCCACATGCGCCGCGCCGTCGACTCCCTCGACCTCGCGCCCGTGCACGAGGCCGTCCTGTGGGACTACCTCGAGCGGGCTGCGCACTCCCTCGTCAACACCTTCGAGTGA
- a CDS encoding MOSC domain-containing protein: protein MDARQGDPSGRAGAVLAVHAAAEAPASGFAKQSRDELLLVADHGAADDRHAGRDLREVHLVDVARYRLLRAAGHDVGPGYLGENVTTDGVDLLALPAGTVLAVGGRARLRLTGMRFPRHEDPATDRVGVDLDPAGVPVGRVGVFAVVLAGGRVRAGDAVRVLHVGDDPLHPL from the coding sequence ATGGACGCGCGACAGGGCGACCCGAGCGGTCGGGCCGGGGCCGTGCTCGCCGTCCACGCGGCCGCGGAGGCGCCGGCGAGCGGCTTCGCGAAGCAGTCGCGCGACGAGCTCCTCCTCGTCGCCGACCACGGCGCCGCGGACGACCGGCACGCCGGCCGGGACCTGCGGGAGGTCCACCTCGTCGACGTCGCCCGGTACCGGCTGCTGCGCGCCGCGGGGCACGACGTGGGTCCGGGGTACCTCGGCGAGAACGTCACGACCGACGGCGTCGACCTCCTCGCCCTGCCCGCCGGCACGGTGCTGGCTGTCGGGGGGCGGGCGCGGCTGCGCCTCACCGGGATGCGGTTCCCGCGCCACGAGGACCCGGCGACGGACCGCGTCGGCGTCGACCTCGACCCCGCCGGTGTGCCCGTCGGGCGGGTGGGGGTGTTCGCCGTCGTGCTGGCGGGCGGCCGCGTCCGGGCGGGTGACGCCGTTCGGGTGCTGCACGTCGGGGACGACCCGCTGCACCCCCTGTGA
- a CDS encoding DUF5709 domain-containing protein, giving the protein MSEQEGVDRIDAEATAGMDLDEVDMDQDLAFGEDGEDDNLDRSYVPNDRPVAATAHGTTAEEQHEGGSLEARLEAEEPEVFEERPGDAVLPTDQPLTDATGEDVSSEDLAMTEDDDSEVGDLRAGRLVEPDEGVREDTEKDLVAEDVGIDAGAASAEEAAMHVTEDPRT; this is encoded by the coding sequence ATGAGCGAGCAGGAGGGCGTCGACCGGATCGACGCCGAGGCGACCGCAGGCATGGACCTCGACGAGGTCGACATGGACCAGGACCTCGCGTTCGGCGAGGACGGCGAGGACGACAACCTCGACCGCAGCTACGTGCCGAACGACCGCCCCGTCGCGGCGACCGCGCACGGCACCACGGCCGAGGAGCAGCACGAGGGCGGCAGCCTCGAGGCGCGCCTGGAGGCGGAGGAGCCGGAGGTCTTCGAGGAGCGGCCCGGGGACGCCGTGCTCCCGACGGACCAGCCCCTCACGGACGCGACCGGCGAGGACGTGTCGAGCGAGGACCTCGCGATGACCGAGGACGACGACAGCGAGGTGGGCGACCTGCGCGCCGGACGGCTCGTCGAGCCCGACGAGGGCGTCCGCGAGGACACCGAGAAGGACCTCGTCGCCGAGGACGTCGGCATCGACGCGGGCGCGGCGAGTGCCGAGGAGGCCGCGATGCACGTGACGGAGGACCCCCGCACCTGA
- a CDS encoding NUDIX hydrolase: protein MTGAPIDRRSARVLLLDGRGRLLLLHGCDPARPATRSWWFTPGGGLDPGESHLQAAARELWEETGLTGVELHGPVAERSAEFTYDGVEYRQHELFYVSRLDAADVAVEPGAHTDVETRALLGWRWWTARELASTEDTVYPEWLPRWLEERSAPS, encoded by the coding sequence GTGACCGGGGCCCCGATCGACCGCCGCTCCGCCCGCGTCCTCCTGCTCGACGGCCGCGGCCGCCTCCTCCTGCTCCACGGCTGCGACCCGGCCCGCCCGGCGACGAGGTCGTGGTGGTTCACCCCGGGCGGCGGCCTCGACCCGGGCGAGAGCCACCTGCAGGCCGCCGCGCGGGAGCTGTGGGAGGAGACGGGCCTCACCGGCGTCGAGCTGCACGGCCCGGTCGCCGAGCGCTCCGCGGAGTTCACGTACGACGGCGTCGAGTACCGCCAGCACGAGCTGTTCTACGTGTCGCGCCTCGACGCCGCGGACGTCGCCGTCGAGCCCGGCGCCCACACCGACGTCGAGACCCGGGCGCTGCTCGGCTGGCGCTGGTGGACCGCGCGGGAGCTCGCCTCGACGGAGGACACCGTGTACCCCGAGTGGCTCCCCCGCTGGCTCGAGGAGCGCTCGGCCCCGTCGTGA
- a CDS encoding acyl-CoA thioesterase, with protein sequence MSERPTPESLRDRLVSDLRLEATDDADRFVGQNVHHPSGRVFGGQVLGQSLMAAGRTVDPERHPHSLHAYFLRAGDPSVPIEFAVERLRDGRSFSARRTHALQHGRPILSMIASFQTADEGLDHAAPMPDAPDPESLPTTADVLAGIDHPTAHYWSHERPVDIRNVDEPIFLRPASARRSDSAVWWRTPAALPDEPLVHAAVIAFASDYSLLEAVLRRHGVAWSTPGLKIASLDHAMWFHRPARADEWLLYTHASPSASNARGLVQGHMHDRQGRLVVTTTQEGMVRVPRSGG encoded by the coding sequence GTGAGCGAGCGCCCGACCCCCGAGTCCCTGCGCGACCGTCTCGTCAGCGACCTGAGGCTGGAGGCCACCGACGACGCCGACCGCTTCGTCGGCCAGAACGTCCACCACCCCTCGGGGCGCGTCTTCGGCGGGCAGGTCCTCGGGCAGTCGCTCATGGCGGCGGGCCGCACCGTCGACCCCGAGCGGCACCCCCACAGCCTCCACGCGTACTTCCTCCGCGCCGGCGACCCGTCGGTGCCGATCGAGTTCGCGGTCGAGCGCCTGCGGGACGGCCGCTCGTTCAGCGCCCGGCGCACGCACGCCCTGCAGCACGGTCGACCGATCCTGTCCATGATCGCGTCGTTCCAGACCGCCGACGAGGGCCTCGACCACGCGGCCCCGATGCCGGACGCCCCCGACCCGGAGTCGCTCCCGACGACCGCGGACGTGCTCGCCGGGATCGACCACCCGACCGCCCACTACTGGTCGCACGAGCGGCCCGTCGACATCCGCAACGTCGACGAGCCGATCTTCCTGCGGCCGGCGAGCGCCCGCCGCAGCGACAGCGCGGTGTGGTGGCGCACCCCGGCCGCGCTCCCGGACGAGCCCCTCGTCCACGCGGCCGTCATCGCCTTCGCCAGCGACTACTCCCTGCTGGAGGCGGTGCTGCGCCGCCACGGCGTCGCGTGGTCGACGCCCGGTCTGAAGATCGCCAGCCTCGACCACGCGATGTGGTTCCACCGTCCGGCGCGCGCCGACGAGTGGCTGCTGTACACCCACGCCAGCCCGTCGGCGTCGAACGCGCGCGGCCTCGTCCAGGGCCACATGCACGACCGGCAGGGGCGGCTCGTCGTCACCACCACCCAGGAGGGCATGGTGCGGGTCCCCCGCTCCGGGGGGTGA
- a CDS encoding 1,4-dihydroxy-2-naphthoate polyprenyltransferase, translated as MTTPAQWVAGSRPRTLPAAVAPVAAGTGAAVGLGAVAPGRAVLALVVALALQVGVNYANDYSDGVRGTDRDRVGPVRLVGQGLASPRAVLTATVLAFAVAALAGLVLVALSGTWWLLLVGALCVVAAWTYTGGPRPYGYAGLGEVVVFVFFGLVAVLGTTWTQALALDAGGVAAAVALGAVAAALLVVNNLRDIPTDTVAGKRTLAVALGDARTRRLFVGLLAVPVPAVLLAATTSGWGALLALLAVPAALPPARAVLRGDTGRDLVAPLGGTGRYLLLLGLGLGSGLALT; from the coding sequence GTGACGACCCCCGCCCAGTGGGTGGCCGGCTCACGCCCGCGCACCCTCCCGGCCGCCGTCGCGCCCGTCGCCGCGGGGACCGGCGCGGCCGTCGGGCTCGGCGCCGTCGCGCCCGGGCGCGCCGTGCTCGCCCTCGTCGTCGCCCTCGCGCTGCAGGTCGGCGTCAACTACGCCAACGACTACTCCGACGGCGTCCGCGGCACGGACCGGGACCGGGTGGGCCCGGTCCGGCTCGTCGGGCAGGGGCTGGCGTCGCCGCGTGCGGTGCTCACGGCGACCGTCCTCGCCTTCGCCGTCGCCGCTCTCGCCGGTCTCGTGCTCGTCGCCCTCAGCGGCACGTGGTGGCTGCTGCTCGTCGGCGCGCTGTGCGTCGTCGCGGCCTGGACGTACACCGGCGGCCCGAGGCCGTACGGCTACGCCGGTCTCGGCGAGGTCGTGGTGTTCGTGTTCTTCGGCCTCGTCGCGGTCCTCGGCACGACGTGGACGCAGGCCCTCGCCCTCGACGCGGGCGGCGTGGCCGCGGCGGTCGCGCTCGGCGCCGTCGCCGCCGCGCTGCTGGTCGTCAACAACCTGCGGGACATCCCGACCGACACCGTCGCCGGCAAGCGCACGCTCGCGGTCGCCCTCGGCGACGCCCGCACCCGGCGGCTGTTCGTCGGGCTGCTCGCCGTGCCCGTGCCCGCGGTGCTGCTCGCGGCGACGACGAGCGGGTGGGGGGCGCTCCTCGCGCTGCTGGCCGTCCCGGCGGCGCTGCCGCCCGCGCGCGCCGTGCTGCGCGGTGACACCGGGCGGGACCTCGTCGCCCCGCTCGGCGGCACCGGCCGGTACCTGCTGCTCCTCGGGCTCGGCCTCGGGTCGGGACTCGCCCTCACCTGA
- a CDS encoding AMP-binding protein, with the protein MSGRAVLTVPVTGADGRPLLDPLRDALCGAGPAVLPRAGTAPVPPWLIEPLAADEDDPRDPTAALVTTTGSTGAPRAVLLPASALLASAAATHDHLGGSGRWLLAVPAHTVAGVMVLVRSLVAGTTPVALDLTDGFDPARFAAAAETLGGRQRRYTSLVPTQLRRLLVAPGRAGREARAALVSFDAVLVGGAALDAGTRERAEALGVGVVETYGMTETCGGCVYDGTALPGVRVDVEPPLGRVVVSGPVVARGYRRDPAAPGGDHGAPDAAGGGFGDDVVPGGPRCFRTTDRAVVEGGRLRVLGRLDDVVVCGGTNVALDAVAAAARTVPGVTDALAVGLPDDSWGTVVGLVLVPDDDGATREVMPRAVTAVRDRVGRAATPHRVVLVDALPVAGVGKPDRAAAVRLLAAAGAAPRTTPDAGMGDHGRQDHAPPEQEDEHP; encoded by the coding sequence GTGAGCGGCCGGGCGGTCCTCACCGTCCCCGTGACGGGAGCGGACGGCCGTCCCCTCCTCGACCCCCTGCGCGACGCCCTGTGCGGGGCAGGGCCCGCGGTGCTCCCCCGGGCCGGGACCGCGCCCGTCCCCCCGTGGCTCATCGAGCCGCTCGCGGCCGACGAGGACGACCCCCGCGACCCCACCGCCGCCCTCGTCACCACGACGGGGTCCACGGGCGCCCCCCGTGCCGTGCTCCTGCCCGCGTCGGCGCTGCTCGCGTCCGCGGCGGCCACGCACGACCACCTCGGCGGCTCCGGCCGGTGGCTGCTCGCGGTGCCCGCACACACGGTCGCGGGCGTCATGGTGCTCGTCCGGTCCCTCGTCGCCGGCACCACCCCGGTCGCGCTCGACCTCACCGACGGCTTCGACCCCGCCCGGTTCGCGGCCGCCGCCGAGACCCTCGGCGGGCGCCAGCGCCGCTACACGTCCCTCGTGCCCACGCAGCTGCGACGCCTGCTCGTCGCACCCGGGCGCGCCGGTCGCGAGGCGCGCGCGGCGCTCGTCTCCTTCGACGCGGTCCTCGTGGGCGGTGCCGCGCTCGACGCCGGCACCCGCGAGCGGGCCGAGGCCCTCGGGGTCGGCGTCGTCGAGACCTACGGCATGACGGAGACGTGCGGGGGCTGCGTGTACGACGGCACGGCCCTGCCGGGGGTGCGGGTCGACGTGGAGCCGCCGCTCGGCCGGGTCGTCGTGAGCGGCCCGGTGGTCGCCCGCGGCTACCGCCGCGACCCCGCGGCCCCCGGGGGCGACCACGGCGCCCCCGACGCGGCCGGCGGCGGGTTCGGCGACGACGTGGTCCCGGGCGGTCCCCGCTGCTTCCGGACCACCGACCGTGCCGTCGTCGAGGGCGGTCGCCTCCGGGTGCTCGGACGCCTCGACGACGTCGTCGTGTGCGGCGGCACCAACGTCGCGCTCGACGCGGTCGCCGCGGCGGCCCGGACGGTCCCGGGTGTGACCGACGCCCTCGCGGTCGGCCTGCCGGACGACTCGTGGGGCACGGTCGTCGGGCTCGTGCTCGTCCCCGACGACGACGGTGCGACGCGCGAGGTCATGCCCCGCGCCGTCACCGCCGTGCGGGACCGCGTCGGTCGCGCGGCCACCCCGCACCGCGTCGTCCTCGTCGACGCCCTGCCCGTCGCGGGCGTGGGCAAACCGGACCGCGCGGCTGCCGTCCGGCTGCTCGCGGCCGCCGGCGCGGCACCCCGGACGACGCCGGACGCCGGCATGGGAGACCATGGTCGCCAGGACCACGCACCCCCGGAGCAGGAGGACGAGCACCCGTGA
- a CDS encoding DUF4229 domain-containing protein, with translation MRPVAVYSALRLGMFLVAFLALRLVGVGGLLSLVLALVISMLLSFVVLRRQRDAVTLAIMERRASRDAGEAQATTGQRRRLRDRIDDDAAAEDAALDRADDHRADGQEPR, from the coding sequence ATGCGTCCCGTCGCCGTCTACTCCGCGCTGCGGCTCGGCATGTTCCTCGTCGCGTTCCTCGCCCTGCGCCTCGTCGGCGTCGGGGGGCTGCTGTCCCTCGTCCTCGCCCTCGTCATCTCGATGCTCCTGTCATTCGTCGTGCTGCGCCGACAGCGCGATGCCGTCACGCTCGCGATCATGGAGCGCCGCGCGTCCCGCGACGCCGGTGAGGCGCAGGCGACCACGGGGCAGCGGCGACGGCTCCGCGACCGGATCGACGACGACGCCGCCGCGGAGGACGCGGCGCTGGACCGCGCCGACGACCACCGGGCGGACGGGCAGGAGCCCCGGTGA
- a CDS encoding acyl-CoA thioesterase, which yields MPVVTVPVAMRWSDMDAYGHVNNTDFMRYTEQARIEALALVKSGPDTGTLVVRHEVEYRVPLEYHRDGVLVDIWVTRIGGAGFDLAYEVATTHAGERVVHAVSASTMVMYSFSRATPRRIEPAERELLESLSGPPVQFRRPSR from the coding sequence GTGCCCGTCGTCACCGTGCCCGTCGCGATGCGCTGGTCCGACATGGACGCCTACGGCCACGTCAACAACACCGACTTCATGCGCTACACCGAGCAGGCGCGCATCGAGGCGCTCGCGCTCGTCAAGTCCGGCCCGGACACGGGGACGCTCGTCGTGCGCCACGAGGTGGAGTACCGGGTGCCGCTGGAGTACCACCGCGACGGCGTCCTCGTCGACATCTGGGTGACGCGGATCGGCGGCGCCGGCTTCGACCTCGCCTACGAGGTCGCGACCACGCACGCCGGTGAGCGCGTCGTCCACGCCGTCTCGGCCTCGACGATGGTGATGTACTCCTTCTCACGAGCGACACCGCGTCGCATCGAGCCGGCGGAGCGCGAGCTGCTCGAGAGCCTGTCGGGCCCGCCGGTGCAGTTCCGCCGGCCCTCGCGCTGA
- a CDS encoding PLDc N-terminal domain-containing protein, with product MLRLLVVLAVVALHVYAFIDCMRTSPAHVRGLPFAAWVLVVLVVPVVGPLLWLWSGRPEAFDPVGRRR from the coding sequence GTGCTCCGCCTCCTGGTCGTGCTCGCGGTCGTCGCGCTGCACGTCTACGCGTTCATCGACTGCATGCGCACCTCGCCCGCGCACGTGCGGGGGCTGCCCTTCGCGGCGTGGGTGCTCGTCGTCCTCGTCGTGCCGGTCGTCGGGCCGCTGCTGTGGCTGTGGTCGGGTCGGCCCGAGGCCTTCGACCCGGTGGGCCGGCGCCGCTGA